TCGCTAAATACGGAAACCCTACCATCAAGAGAATTTACGGTGACTGGACTAAACCTAACCTCTCTAAGTGGAAAAATATATTGCTGGAAAACGCCATTACTCCCATACAGCAATATGGCTATACCTCCGGCAAAAATGCTACAGATTCGGCCATGATCATAGATGCCATGGATATACTATACTCTGAGAAGGTAAATGGCTTTTGTCTGGTATCCAGCGACAGTGATTTTACCCGGCTGGCCACACGCCTGAGAGAAGCAGGCATGAAAGTAATCGGCATAGGGGAAAAGAAAACGCCAGACCCTTTTATCGTTGCCTGTGATAAATTTATCTATCTTGAGATTCTGAAGCAGGAGTCTAAAGAGACTGAAGAGGGCGACAAAAAAGGAAAGGCGGTTAAGAAGAACAATGCCGAAAAAGTTACCCCAAAGCTAATACGCCTGATCTCATCTACCATCTCTGATCTGGCAGATGACGATGGCTGGGCCTTTTTAGGTGATGTGGGTAACCTGCTACAGAAGAAGCAGCCTAATTTTGACTCACGAATTTACGGATATCAGAAACTTACTCCCCTGATTAAGTCTATCAGCAATTTTGAAGTGGAGCAGAGAGAAAACCAGAAGGGGAAGTTTAAGCTAATCTATGTCAGAAACAAGGAATAGTCTTATAAAAATAAAGGGGTAGTTTATTGATCTTCAATTGATTTCCTTATGTTTAGCGATTAGGATTTATATCAAAGCATCAAAATAGACGAAACAGCTTCTAAATTTTATGCTTTTTAACATAAAATTTCATCATGCAAAATGCTTTGTATTCACTCATTACCGGCACAGGACGTGCTATACCGACGAGAATTGTTAAAAACGAAAGCTTCCTGAAGAGCGAATTCTATTCTGCTTCCGGCGAAAGGATAAGCAAACCAGTAGAAAATATTGTTAGCAAGTTTCAGCAAATAACCGGGATAGAAGAGAGAAGGTATGTAGAAGATAATATGGTAAACTCCGACCTGGGTTATATAGCAGCTTTAGATGCTCTGGAGTCATCTGCAACGGATAAAGAAAGTTTAGACTACATTATTGTAGCCCATAATTTTGGAGATGTGCTAAAGTCTAATGCCAAGACAGACATGGTACCCAGCCTGGCTGCCAGAATCAAACACAAGCTTGGCATCCTCAACCCTGATACTGTAGCCTATGATCTGGCTTTTGGCTGCCCGGGATGGCTGCAGGGGCTTATACAGGCAGATTACTATATTAAATCAGGCGATGCCCAAAAAGTATTGGTTATTGGTGCTGAAACCCTCTCACGTATCTCAGACCCTCATGATATTGATAGCATGATATATTCTGATGGGGCAGGGGCAGTGTTGGTAGAGGCAGTACAAAGCGATGTGCCGGTGGGCATACTGGCGCACAAGACAAGATCTGATACCTATAAGCATGCCCATCTACTAAACATGAACGTTTCCTACAATCCTGATTATAAAGATGACACTCTCTTTCTGAAAATGGAAGGTAGAAAATTGTATGAGTATGCCCTGACTACTGTACCCCAGTTAGTAAGTGATTGCTTGAACAAAGCAGGAGTTTCTATTTATGATATACGTAAGCTACTGATACATCAGGCCAATGAGAAGATGGACAACGCCATATTAGAGCGCCTGCTCAATTTGCTTGAAGTTGAAGATCTGGAGGGCGATATTATGCCTATGACTATATCTACGCTGGGCAACAATTCAGTTGCTACAGTGCCGGTGCTTATTGATATGTTGTTGAAAGGAGAATTTACAAGTCATACCGTCTCAGCAGGAGATCACCTTATATTTGCCTCAGTAGGTGCCGGTATGAATGTAAACGCCATGGTTTACAAAATGAGTACGACACCGGCCCAACAGAGGTAATAGTAAGGTTACTAGCCAAGGTATGCACGAAGTGCGTTGGTCTTTGAACTGTTTCTCAGTCTACGGGTAGCTTTTTCTTTGATCTGACGTACTCTCTCACGAGTAAGGTTATACTTGCTGCCAATTTCTTCAAGGGTCATGGCTTTACTTCCATTAAGCCCGAAGTACAGGCTTATCACATCAGACTCTCTTTGCGTAAGTACTGAAAGACTACGTTGCAGTTCTCTTTGCAGGGAGTCCTGAATCAAATTATCGTCAGGGTTTGATTCTTTTTCGTTTTCCAGCACATCCAATAGGCCGTTTTCTTCGCCCTCCATAAAAGGCGCATTGATAGAAAGGTGTCGGTTTGAGACTTTCAGGCTCATTTCTATTTCTTCCTCGGAGATATCCAGCACCTCAGCAATTTCCTCTACAGTAGGCTCCCTTTGGTTCTTTTGCTCCAGTTCGGCAAAAGTTTTTCCTATTTTGTTTAAGGTGCCAATACGATTGAGGGGCAGGCGTACCATACGCGATTGCTCCGCCAGTGACTGAATGATGGACTGGCGTATCCACCATACCGCATAAGAAATAAACTTGAACCCTCGGGTTTCGTCAAAGCGCTTTGCTGCCTTAATTAACCCCAGGTTGCCCTCATTAATGAGGTCGTTTAGCGACATGCCTTTGTTTTGATACTGTTTAGCCACAGATACCACGAAGCGTAGGTTAGCCTTGGTTAACTTCTCTAGTGCGAGTTGGTCACCTTCACGTATCTTTTTGGCAAATTCTACCTCCATTTCTGCTGTAATCAGGCTCACTTTACTAATCTCTTGCAGATACTTATCCAAAGATTGTGTTTCTCGGTTAGTAATCTGTTTAATAATCTTCAGTTGTCTCATGTGGGGTCTTGCTAAATAGTATTAGATGATACAAAAAATGAAATAGATGAAGGAGACAATGAAGAATAACTATGCCTTTGTAGTTGACGGTATACAAGAGGTATAATTATTACTGACAAAGGCTACTAAACTAAGTAAGCGAAGATACAATAATTTGTAGAATTCAGACTCTGCTTTGAGGAGTTTAGCATAACTAAGTTTAGAGAGAGCCCTTCACAATAGTGAGTAAGGCTTTTGTGCGTGCAATATTTGTCTTTTTATATTTAGGTAAAACCTCCTTTAGATAGTAAATAAGGTGGTTTTCCAGACTAATTACTCTACTTCAGATATATCCAGATAATATTCTTTGCCCTTTTTAAAAAAATGTTCGGCATTAGGGTTGTCTATCCATATTTGTAGTTTTCCTATAGGGGGAGCAATATTAAACTGATTATTCTCTACATCATCATCAGTATCTGTTCCCTTTACGCCGGCAAGGTGTGCAATGAGTGATTCCTGTACTTTTTCAACTTCAGTACATAAGTATTTGGCGCGCATGATTTAGTTATTTAGTGTTTAGCATTTAAGTTCTCTCAAGTGAAATAGTTTAAAAATATTGACTTTTTTATAGGGGGAAGTTGGCGTAAACAACAGAACTGAATTTAGCTCAGTAAGTGATACCTGAATTTGTAGATGAATAACACTGCCGAGTGTTCAAGCATAAAGTTAGATAGTAGGCATATTATACTTTATTCAGGTATAAGTAAAATATACACTTTGCAATGGAAGGTGGATGTTAGCAAAGTTAATATATAAACTACCACAATTACCCTAAAGCTTATGGGTAGTGATTACCTCAATAAAGAAAAACCACAGCCCATAAGACTGTGGTCTACTGCTTACTTATTGTCTTCAGTTTCTTCCTCCTTTTGCTTAGACTGGTTGAGTTTAAGCCTCAGCGGGTTGATCTCATCACCCCAGTATATGGTACGATGAGGGAAAGGGATCTCAATATGTTCCTCATCAAAAGCTTTTTTGAGGCGCCCTTTGTACTCTCTGCCCACAGTCCACTGCTGTCCGGGTTTAGTCTTAAAGCGCGCTTTAATGGTTACGGCACTATCTCCCCAGTTATCTACACCAAAAATTTCCAGTGGCTCATTGATTTTATCTGTAAACTCAGGGTCATTCTTTAATTCTTCGCCTACCCGTTTCATCACTTCTCGTACTTTATCCGTGTTTTCTTTGTAGGCGATGCCTACATCAAAAACAGCAGCCGACCATTCTTTGGTCATATTGGCCAGGGTATTGATTTTACCATTCTGAAAGATGTGTACTACTCCGGAAAAATCTCTTAAGGTGATAGTTCTCAGCGCAATTTCTTCTACTAATCCGCCCTGTCCGTTGATGATAGCCACGTCACCGGCACGCACCTGATTCTCTAACAGCATAAAGAAGCCGGAGATAAAGTCTCTTACTAATTCCTGAGCACCAAAACCCACTGCCAGTCCTAATATGCCGGCGCTGGCGAGTATAGGGCCAATATCCAGGTTTACCTGCCTTAAAAGTATCAGAATAAATATAACCCAGATGACAATGCCGCCGGCCTGTCGTAGTATGTTAATCAGTGTATTAACCCGCTTTTCTTTCTCTTCTCTGCTCTCTGTATGACTGGCATGAGTACGCTTTAGAATAATGTTTTTGAGTTTACTTACCAAAAAGCGGTAGAGTGCCAGGGTGATAAAAAGCAGCACAAAGATTAATGCCAGTGCAGGAACGGTTTCAATAACCCAGGTAGTAGAGCGTTCATATACTTTTTGCCAGAATTCGTCCGTGAGGAATTGATCCATAATCTTAAAAAAATTTCTGTTTACAGTAGTGGTCAAAAAAATTAAGTTCTGGAGCATCCAGAAGCATGCAACATATAAAGTTTGCTCTAGTATATGCAAATCTATATAGCACAAAAATGTTGGCGCAGCTCTTCAAAAATATGATGAGTATAAAAACTATCTATTTTGTAGCAGTGATGGTATTTAGCATATTCATCACAATCATCCCTTCTTCGGCGCTGCAA
This window of the Porifericola rhodea genome carries:
- a CDS encoding NYN domain-containing protein, translating into MEIDLKLAVLIDGDNIPSAYIKEMMEEIAKYGNPTIKRIYGDWTKPNLSKWKNILLENAITPIQQYGYTSGKNATDSAMIIDAMDILYSEKVNGFCLVSSDSDFTRLATRLREAGMKVIGIGEKKTPDPFIVACDKFIYLEILKQESKETEEGDKKGKAVKKNNAEKVTPKLIRLISSTISDLADDDGWAFLGDVGNLLQKKQPNFDSRIYGYQKLTPLIKSISNFEVEQRENQKGKFKLIYVRNKE
- a CDS encoding 3-oxoacyl-ACP synthase III family protein; this translates as MQNALYSLITGTGRAIPTRIVKNESFLKSEFYSASGERISKPVENIVSKFQQITGIEERRYVEDNMVNSDLGYIAALDALESSATDKESLDYIIVAHNFGDVLKSNAKTDMVPSLAARIKHKLGILNPDTVAYDLAFGCPGWLQGLIQADYYIKSGDAQKVLVIGAETLSRISDPHDIDSMIYSDGAGAVLVEAVQSDVPVGILAHKTRSDTYKHAHLLNMNVSYNPDYKDDTLFLKMEGRKLYEYALTTVPQLVSDCLNKAGVSIYDIRKLLIHQANEKMDNAILERLLNLLEVEDLEGDIMPMTISTLGNNSVATVPVLIDMLLKGEFTSHTVSAGDHLIFASVGAGMNVNAMVYKMSTTPAQQR
- a CDS encoding sigma-70 family RNA polymerase sigma factor; the encoded protein is MRQLKIIKQITNRETQSLDKYLQEISKVSLITAEMEVEFAKKIREGDQLALEKLTKANLRFVVSVAKQYQNKGMSLNDLINEGNLGLIKAAKRFDETRGFKFISYAVWWIRQSIIQSLAEQSRMVRLPLNRIGTLNKIGKTFAELEQKNQREPTVEEIAEVLDISEEEIEMSLKVSNRHLSINAPFMEGEENGLLDVLENEKESNPDDNLIQDSLQRELQRSLSVLTQRESDVISLYFGLNGSKAMTLEEIGSKYNLTRERVRQIKEKATRRLRNSSKTNALRAYLG
- a CDS encoding mechanosensitive ion channel family protein produces the protein MDQFLTDEFWQKVYERSTTWVIETVPALALIFVLLFITLALYRFLVSKLKNIILKRTHASHTESREEKEKRVNTLINILRQAGGIVIWVIFILILLRQVNLDIGPILASAGILGLAVGFGAQELVRDFISGFFMLLENQVRAGDVAIINGQGGLVEEIALRTITLRDFSGVVHIFQNGKINTLANMTKEWSAAVFDVGIAYKENTDKVREVMKRVGEELKNDPEFTDKINEPLEIFGVDNWGDSAVTIKARFKTKPGQQWTVGREYKGRLKKAFDEEHIEIPFPHRTIYWGDEINPLRLKLNQSKQKEEETEDNK